In Calliopsis andreniformis isolate RMS-2024a chromosome 8, iyCalAndr_principal, whole genome shotgun sequence, one DNA window encodes the following:
- the LOC143182469 gene encoding uncharacterized protein LOC143182469 isoform X2, with protein sequence MAMSGCDRKPRVLILGGCGFIGRNLVEYLLDNDLVSFIRVADKVPPQTAWLNAKHQQIFEHPLFEFKSANLINTVSCQNAFISDKPFNYVINCAGETKSGQTDPIYKEGIYKLSMNCAQQSAKLLVDRYVEISAGNFNTSEKNPLKEEDSGEPWTYIAKYKLQVENGLKNIPNLKYTILRPAIVYGCGDRSGLAPRLVVGAVYKHLGEMMKLLWGPELHMNTVHVRDVARAIWHVVNKPEAIGQTYNVVDEDMSSVVEEVNDKHMGPWAEACNKDGVENSPLSPYIDQELLYNKHLYLQPGKLSNTGFTYLYPKLTKDALREVLDDYVNMKIFPHSLVV encoded by the exons ATGGCAATGTCTGGTTGTGACAGAAAGCCAAGAGTGTTAATTTTAGGAG GATGTGGTTTCATAGGACGTAATCTTGTGGAATATTTGTTGGATAATGATCTTGTATCCTTCATTCGTGTTGCGGATAAAGTACCTCCTCAAACCGCTTGGCTTAATGCCAAACATCAACAAATATTCGAGCATCCGTTGTTTGAATTTAAAAGTGCTAATTTAATCAATACAG TTTCTTGTCAGAATGCATTTATATCAGATAAACCATTTAATTATGTAATTAATTGTGCTGGAGAAACAAAAAGTGGTCAAACAGACCCAATATATAAAGAAGGAATTTATAAATTAAGCATGAattgtgctcaacaatcagcgaAGCTATTAGTTGACCGTTATGTAGAAATATCTGCTGGTAATTTCAATACTTCTGAAAAA AATCCTCTTAAAGAGGAAGATTCTGGAGAACCATGGACATATATTGCAAAATATAAGTTACAAGTGGAAAATGGTTTAAAAAATATACCAAATTTAAAGTATACAATACTTAGACCAGCTATTGTTTATGGTTGTGGTGATAGAAGTGGTTTAG CGCCACGTTTAGTAGTAGGAGCAGTGTATAAACATTTGGGAGAAATGATGAAATTACTTTGGGGACCAGAACTTCACATGAATACAGTTCATGTGAGAGATGTAGCTAGAGCTATTTGGCATGTAGTAAATAAACCAGAAGCTATTGGTCAAACCTATAATGTTGTCGATGAAG ACATGAGTTCAGTAGTTGAAGAGGTAAATGACAAGCACATGGGACCTTGGGCAGAGGCTTGTAATAAAGATGGAGTGGAAAATAGTCCTTTGTCTCCATATATAGATCAAGAACTTCTGTACAACAAACATTTGTACTTACAACCTGGAAAATTATCTAATACTGGATTTACTTACCTTTATCCAAAATTAACAAAAGATGCTTTGAGAGAG GTACTTGATGATTATGTAAACATGAAGATATTTCCACATTCCTTGGTTGTatga
- the LOC143182469 gene encoding uncharacterized protein LOC143182469 isoform X1 — MAMSGCDRKPRVLILGGCGFIGRNLVEYLLDNDLVSFIRVADKVPPQTAWLNAKHQQIFEHPLFEFKSANLINTVSCQNAFISDKPFNYVINCAGETKSGQTDPIYKEGIYKLSMNCAQQSAKLLVDRYVEISAGNFNTSEKNPLKEEDSGEPWTYIAKYKLQVENGLKNIPNLKYTILRPAIVYGCGDRSGLAPRLVVGAVYKHLGEMMKLLWGPELHMNTVHVRDVARAIWHVVNKPEAIGQTYNVVDEGDSTQGSISAIVSELFNINHDYWGTALSTLAKTDMSSVVEEVNDKHMGPWAEACNKDGVENSPLSPYIDQELLYNKHLYLQPGKLSNTGFTYLYPKLTKDALREVLDDYVNMKIFPHSLVV; from the exons ATGGCAATGTCTGGTTGTGACAGAAAGCCAAGAGTGTTAATTTTAGGAG GATGTGGTTTCATAGGACGTAATCTTGTGGAATATTTGTTGGATAATGATCTTGTATCCTTCATTCGTGTTGCGGATAAAGTACCTCCTCAAACCGCTTGGCTTAATGCCAAACATCAACAAATATTCGAGCATCCGTTGTTTGAATTTAAAAGTGCTAATTTAATCAATACAG TTTCTTGTCAGAATGCATTTATATCAGATAAACCATTTAATTATGTAATTAATTGTGCTGGAGAAACAAAAAGTGGTCAAACAGACCCAATATATAAAGAAGGAATTTATAAATTAAGCATGAattgtgctcaacaatcagcgaAGCTATTAGTTGACCGTTATGTAGAAATATCTGCTGGTAATTTCAATACTTCTGAAAAA AATCCTCTTAAAGAGGAAGATTCTGGAGAACCATGGACATATATTGCAAAATATAAGTTACAAGTGGAAAATGGTTTAAAAAATATACCAAATTTAAAGTATACAATACTTAGACCAGCTATTGTTTATGGTTGTGGTGATAGAAGTGGTTTAG CGCCACGTTTAGTAGTAGGAGCAGTGTATAAACATTTGGGAGAAATGATGAAATTACTTTGGGGACCAGAACTTCACATGAATACAGTTCATGTGAGAGATGTAGCTAGAGCTATTTGGCATGTAGTAAATAAACCAGAAGCTATTGGTCAAACCTATAATGTTGTCGATGAAGGTGATTCTACTCAAGGATCAATCAGTGCTATAGTTTCAGAGTTATTTAACATTAATCACGATTATTGGGGCACTGCACTATCTACATTGGCTAAA ACAGACATGAGTTCAGTAGTTGAAGAGGTAAATGACAAGCACATGGGACCTTGGGCAGAGGCTTGTAATAAAGATGGAGTGGAAAATAGTCCTTTGTCTCCATATATAGATCAAGAACTTCTGTACAACAAACATTTGTACTTACAACCTGGAAAATTATCTAATACTGGATTTACTTACCTTTATCCAAAATTAACAAAAGATGCTTTGAGAGAG GTACTTGATGATTATGTAAACATGAAGATATTTCCACATTCCTTGGTTGTatga